The Actinopolyspora erythraea genome has a segment encoding these proteins:
- the wzm gene encoding galactan export ABC transporter permease subunit Wzm/RfbD yields MNPTATARATVGTLHSVQATSTTDQTETHAAAPVTARSRSWRRVFDDISRAAHQRQLWAHLGWQDVKQRYRRSVLGPLWITISMGVTATGLGLLYSTIFNMDASEYVPYMTVGFIIWYFISGCLTSGTDVFIQNEGMIKQLPAPISIYVFRTVWREFLLFLHNLVIYFAILAIFQPELSWTVFSVFPALLLLVINAGWVVLLFGIVSTRFRDIPPVVSSFMQLLFFMSPIVWPMSALEENAGPRAWLAQINPIYHYVDIVRSPLLGSNQDLYHWLIVLAITVGGWALALLMMRNYRARVSYWV; encoded by the coding sequence GTGAATCCCACCGCAACCGCGCGCGCCACGGTCGGTACGCTGCACAGCGTGCAGGCGACCAGCACGACAGACCAAACCGAAACGCACGCGGCAGCGCCCGTCACGGCGCGCTCCCGCAGTTGGCGCAGGGTGTTCGACGACATCAGCAGGGCAGCGCACCAGCGACAGCTCTGGGCGCACCTGGGATGGCAGGACGTCAAGCAGCGCTACCGCCGCTCCGTCCTGGGCCCGCTGTGGATCACCATCAGCATGGGTGTCACGGCCACCGGGCTGGGACTGCTGTACTCGACCATCTTCAACATGGATGCCAGCGAGTACGTGCCCTACATGACGGTGGGCTTCATCATCTGGTACTTCATCTCCGGATGCCTGACCTCGGGCACGGACGTGTTCATCCAGAACGAGGGCATGATCAAGCAGCTGCCCGCGCCGATCAGCATCTACGTCTTCCGCACGGTGTGGCGCGAGTTCCTGCTGTTCCTGCACAACCTGGTCATATACTTCGCGATTCTGGCGATCTTCCAGCCCGAGCTGTCGTGGACCGTCTTCAGCGTGTTCCCCGCGCTGCTGCTGCTGGTGATCAACGCGGGCTGGGTGGTGCTGCTGTTCGGCATCGTCAGCACCCGGTTCCGCGACATCCCGCCGGTGGTCAGCAGCTTCATGCAGCTGCTGTTCTTCATGTCACCGATCGTGTGGCCCATGTCGGCGCTGGAGGAGAACGCGGGACCGCGCGCCTGGCTGGCGCAGATAAATCCCATCTACCATTACGTCGACATCGTCCGTTCGCCGCTGCTGGGCAGTAACCAGGATCTGTACCACTGGCTGATCGTGCTGGCCATCACAGTGGGTGGCTGGGCCCTGGCACTGCTGATGATGCGCAACTACCGGGCCCGCGTTTCCTACTGGGTCTAG